The Paenibacillus yonginensis genome segment GTAAGCCTGGTTCATATCGATCGTCAAGGATTGACCCGAAGCCATTGGCGCCCCTGTGCTCCAGCGGGTTGCTGTATTGCCGTCAAACAGATTTGCGGCGGAATCGCCGCTGGAAGGATCAGAGACGGCCGTCCAGCCGGTGCGGTCCAGCGCAGTTCCGCCTGGATTGGTGCCTCCGTCTCCCGGATTTTCGCTGCCGTTCCCGGCAAATTCATTAAGCGTCTGCCGCATGGCCGAGGCCGGACTGTTCGCATATACGCGGCCGCCGGTGTTATTGACAATGTGGGTAATTTCGCTTCCAGGCGTGCCGTTAAGCCAGATGGTTGTGGCGTGATGGATTTTGACGCCCGGCGTATTAGGCACCTCGATTGCGCTGTTCAGCTTGACGGCCGCATCCCGGAAATAAGAGTAGATGCCAAGCCCCCAGGCTTCATGGCTGGTTACCGAGTCGGCCACCTTGTAGGAGGCATAGCCGTTCACCGCTCCGCCGTTCGACATCCAGGCTGCCTGGTTTGGAACATCGTACGGGATTTCCGATTGATAGAAATACAGACGGCCGCCATTGCCGTTCCATACCGTTTGATATTCGTTGTGGTGTTCGTTAAACAGGCCGTACAGGGTAACATCGGCCCCGTTTACGATCAGGCCGTTTTTGGACACGTTGCTGGTCCAGCCGGCTCCCGTGCCGTGATCGGCACGCCAGATCCAGAAATGATCGCCGATGACGTCGCGGCTGTTGATGACCAGGCCGGCATCTGTGCGGCCGTTTGAAGCGCCGCCGATCCGGAAGGTAAGATCGTGCAGCGAAGTCGGATTGGCGGCATGGCCGGCGCTGCTGCCGGCAGGACCTACTTCAAGCAGGCTTGAAGTATTCGCCGGACCGGCGTCAAAGGTCAATCCGGCAATTTTGACGCCGTCTACATCCGCTACCGACATGACCGGTTTCCCATTGTCCGGCACGAGGGTCGGAATACCGATGCCAAGCACGACTGTGTTGGGATTCGCAATGCGGATCGTGTCGTTTAAGTGGAAGAAACCAGGGGTGAACAGCAGGTTTTTGCCTTGGGCAAGAGCCGCGTTAATCGAATCCGCAGTAGCCGTTTCCGGTTTGGCGATATAGAACTGATCGATGGACAAGGAAGAACCCGGCGTGGAGCCGTTCGCCCAGCTGACCCCCTTGGAGTTGGACTGCAGCGCAGGCACGAACACCCGGTATTGGCCGGCGTTATCTATATAGAGATAAGGTTTCTCCCGCATAACCGGTGTTCGGTCTATCACGGTATACGGAGGTTCCGGGAACTGTCCCGAAGGCGCGTTTGTATCGCCTACGAATACCATATTCCAAACGCCGTTGTTCCAGGAGCCGTACAGATTGTTGCGAGAGAACCACTGCTGCTGGGACGCCGGCACAACCGTTCCGTCGACGATGGAGTCCGCCAGAAAGCCGCCGCTGGCCCAGCCGGCATTCCAATTGGAGTCGAAGTCAAACAGGTCCAACTCGCCTTTAATGTGCAGCCGTCTAAGCGGCGCTGCCTGG includes the following:
- a CDS encoding discoidin domain-containing protein, with the protein product MFRKAVSVVSSLVMTVGFLAADPGFSHAASISDANSTIFGPNVYVFDPSMPASDIQNTVNSVFAVQESNEFGSQRNALLFKPGSYNINFNVGFNTHVAGLGQNPGDVTINGGLNVNADWDNGNATRNFWRTIENLTIAPSSGVTQIAVSQAAPLRRLHIKGELDLFDFDSNWNAGWASGGFLADSIVDGTVVPASQQQWFSRNNLYGSWNNGVWNMVFVGDTNAPSGQFPEPPYTVIDRTPVMREKPYLYIDNAGQYRVFVPALQSNSKGVSWANGSTPGSSLSIDQFYIAKPETATADSINAALAQGKNLLFTPGFFHLNDTIRIANPNTVVLGIGIPTLVPDNGKPVMSVADVDGVKIAGLTFDAGPANTSSLLEVGPAGSSAGHAANPTSLHDLTFRIGGASNGRTDAGLVINSRDVIGDHFWIWRADHGTGAGWTSNVSKNGLIVNGADVTLYGLFNEHHNEYQTVWNGNGGRLYFYQSEIPYDVPNQAAWMSNGGAVNGYASYKVADSVTSHEAWGLGIYSYFRDAAVKLNSAIEVPNTPGVKIHHATTIWLNGTPGSEITHIVNNTGGRVYANSPASAMRQTLNEFAGNGSENPGDGGTNPGGTALDRTGWTAVSDPSSGDSAANLFDGNTATRWSTGAPMASGQSLTIDMNQAYNVNSIKMDSTGSDGDYARGYQIYLSNDGSTWGNPAAAGTGSGPVIDVSFTAQNARYIKIVQTGTSSSWWSIHELNVYGTTASSSDTPLARNGWTASSAPSSGDLPASLFDGNPATRWSTGAPMAPGQSLTIDMKTASSFSKIVMDSTGSGDDYARGYEIYVSNDGTSFGSAIATGTGNGPVITATFTPQNARYIRIVQTGTSTSWWSIHELNVYP